GGTATAAGAACCAAACAAGAAGGGGCAAATTTCCAGTCAGGCTATTAAAGAGACTATAATACCTTCAAGATGTAATCTGTTTGCAGACTTCTTTCAAGTCCTTCCACAGATATTGCCTAGAggaaataaaaaagttatagtCAAGTCAACCACAGAGCTTAAAGGATAAGAGAGCGTTGGTGGAATGTACTTTCATGTAAGCATCCACTTCTGTGTCAGGAATGATTCCTGCTTCCTTTTCTCTTTTACTAACTTCCATCATAATCTCTGTTTCCAcaggaaaagaaaataattccATGATACATATTTCTCAACGTGAGACATTGATTGGTTTATGAAACCTACCTGTTCGGCTTCCAACACCTTGACAACGAGCTGAGAAGTCAACTGTCTCCCTCACTGTCATCTCAGCAATGTGCAGATCATATTGACTTATGTACGCAGATGTTTTCTGAGGAACAAACTCGTCTAGTCTGTGCCCATTGTAGGATATTTCACCTGAACACTGTGGAAACAGAAAAAAAGGTACACACTTCATACACCTGCAGCAAAGGAAATGATTGAAAAAAACTCTCTGCTTTCATCATTTGAACCTTTAGATTGTTTTCTAAGTTTCCTGACAAGGCCTTTAACAGAGTCGTTTTTCCACATCCAGGAGGACCAAGCAACAGTGTTAACCTgcaagagaaagaagatttACTATACACACTTGGATGGTATAAAGCTTTGTCCTAAACTTGTGAGGAGACAACCCCTAACCTTCCTGGTTTTATAATGCCATTAACATCATTAAGAATGCTTATCTTGGCTTCTCGTGTTTTTGCACCAGTGAGCTTCACCAGCTCCTGGAGAAAAGGCAATACAACAGAATTTCAAACTCAAACGCTTTGAAGCAATCACAGAATCAAGGTAACAACAGCTGGAGAATATACTTACAGACAAAACACGCTTAGCAGTGTTCCACAGTGTTGGAAGTGCCTTCCCTTCAACAATCTCGCACTCTGCCTCCACTTTTAAACCCTCATACCTCACTTCTATGGTCGGTAACTCCATTCCAACTCTGCGCAACACagttttaaccttcaaagtttCAAACCTTTTTGAATCCGAAAGGGTAAAGCTGATCTTACCTGTCTATTCTTCTCCTCATTTTTTTGAGCAACTTGAGATTATCATTCTCAATGTGTTTGATGAGTTTCTCAATCATCAGATGACGTTCCATAGCTCCAAGCTTCGTGACATCAACGACTCTTTTCCCTTTCTCGACCATGGACTCATCACCATCATCAAGTAGAGTCGATCTCATGCGTTTCACGGTTGGCAATCTCTCGATCTCAGCCCACTGCAGAGCATACTCTGCATTAGTATCATTGCCCTCGCCATCATGATCAGGTTCATATCTTGAAGAGCCGCTTCTGAAACTCGAGGTGTGTCTATGGAACGATGATCTGATGCTTCTTCCAATCTCCGCAAGCTCCACTCTCAACGACTCAATCTCGTCTGCTCCAGCCATATTAGCCATGGCTGTGGCTTAATGAGTTTGAGCTCTCTGAATATCAGAAATTTCAAAAGTCTTATTGAGAGATAAGCCTAATGCTTTGACTTGGagatatatatagttatacttTTATGCATTGTTCAAACTGACACGTTTCAATGATGTAAGTGAATACATCATCTTTTCGAATACATCAGCTTTTCTTATGAGTTCTTGAAATTATCTGCGACTTCCAAGGTCATTATATGtgtaatatactaataataaaaacacatgCTGTGATACTTCAAAAGTTATTGTCAACAGCTGTGATAATGGAGGGTTGAGTAtcagtttttatatttatgatatattGAGAGATGGTTCTGGGCCATGTCTTCATGCGTTTCTCGTTCTCCATCAGGGtgttataagttataaaatGGAGAAGGAAGGTAGAGAAGAAAAGTGAAAATGAAGATGAGCTGAATAAAGAAATAATATCTCTGCAGTGAACTTTTATACTTCTTCCAAGTTGAAAGAAATTTTACTCTactttattcttatttttagaGTAAATTGGCAGAAATGATGTCCATTTTATTATCTTGATTGGTTAAAATTAGTGTGAATCAGCTGAAAaccttttttcattttattctaATTGTTCAATATAGTTAGACTCTTAAGGTGTATATAATTTAGATGCCACTTTAAGAATGTCTTATGTATATTACACATCCTTTATATATCAATTTTGGAGcattgaaacattttttttgtagacACGTGTAATTACCAGgatgatttttaaaatcattaaaaaaatagattggtatatcttaatatatatatattataatttttattaaactaattagtAAATTGATTATTAGTGtataaaagaatattcttaatttttgtcttaaataaaagctacggaattacctaatatggttaatatatatataaaaattaatgattataaataataaaaatttgataacaatttttgataactattgAAATCACCTACCGAGAACATTGATTGCACAATAAATTTGATTTCCTAACCCTAACCATCTCTTCGTCATAACACTAACAAAGAATATTTTGGAATCTGGAATTTGACAATCTGAAATAGTAAAGTTTTTTTCAGTCCAGTCCATCGTTTTCCTTAAATGAGTCtgaataattttaatgattaactaaattgaTCATGTACATAACAGAATATGGTTTTTGTCTAAAAATTATTGTGtacccaaaataaatatgaaccatcatcactttcgtttaaaattttgttacataaaatatataggGTTAGgcaaaatctgaatccaaaaaatcgaaccaaatccaatctgaaaatagtactgaactttaaccaaatttggttagatatctgaacgggttcaaaattttggtatgtaaagaaccaaaaccgatccgatccaaaccaaaatatttcgggTGTCCAAGTATATTCGAACCAGatttatataagtaaatatattattatttttaaatttaatatataaagaatatatatacaaaatatataagatgtgTTAGGTTgttcaaaatacttgaaaatatataaaagtaaaatacattttaaaatagctaaacgatactcaaaatatcaaatatatgtaaaatttctattgattttatatctaaatatttaagctaaaccaatttttaatgttaattttaagtattttgacatacattattaaaatttatatcttatacattatttttagttttagatttttaaaagttaaaagtgtatgaattttaatttttttaaaaattaaatgggttatcaaaaaccaaaccgaatccgcAAAGTTTCGAACCCGCAAAGttccaaaccgaaccgaatccgcaAAAATTTGAATTGAACATaaataaaccaaactaaatgatATCCGAGTACCCATTTCTAATCAAATGTAAAGATATTATGATAACAAAATAAgtattgtttataatatttaaatacatcaCAGTTAAAGGATTTATTGCAGACGCGGAATATTATCTAACTTGTTATTTTATGTAGAATAATAGAATGTAATACGTATTTTTATACGGCGACATTTCCAACCAAGAGATGCAGCATGAATCCCGCTAATTTTACTACAAGAATAATAAGAAACCACTTGGAAACTATCAAGATCTGTCACGTATTGTACCGTTTGGATTCAAATTTGTGGTTGAAAACAAAGATTCTTGGAATtgatttttgaaactaaatcaCATTCTCTTATCATGTtggtactttttttttgaattttggtgCTAAACTATGTAAGCTCaaacttgatatatatatacctatCATGTCAATTTTTGCTACTACATAAGTACAAATATTTGATGATTCCTTCAAATTACAATCAGCTTATTCTTTTTGTACAAACAATTTTACAGAAAATCCAAAAATCCCACAATAAATTCCATAAACACTAGCTTCACTGAATAAGAATAaattattactttattttcaaaatatttatcagCAACGAATGCAGAAAGAAATCATATGATTTAATTGAACGCACTAAGATGAGCAAATGATTTCtctctttataaaaaaatcatatgataaATATGCATCTTGttacaaataaacaaacaaaagggacaaagaagatgaaagcAATGACATAACAAGATGTTGAAAGAAAAGTTGGTGACAAAATCAAAGTAATAATCTATGAAGCATGACAACACCTCTTTCAGCTAATCCTCGGTTTTGTTTATTGAATTCGTTTATTCATTCGTatatttattgtatatattCAAATGTTTATCTCTCGGTAATAACTCTTTATAAGATTAAACTTAGGGTCGGAGTAAATCATACGCATTTCATTAACTAGGAAAGATCGTGagcatttttataattatatttcacgTTGATCGAAGTCGGCTAACTATGCTGGTTAACTTCTAGGAAAGGCAAATTTGTTTATAAGGTTTCATCAGGTCGCGGCGGGCCAAGTATTGACGAAATATTTGTCTCAAAAACATCTTAGATCTTAATTATCGTCTGGCTAGTTGTTGTAAGAATACTGCATGAGATTTTATAATCTGGATCATGTAACTTCGTGCATGGTCTATTCCTTAATCCGTCTAACGACTACTTCAAATCATTTCCTTTTATAACCAAGACATAGTGGTTGAGTCCCACGACTAGGTGAGGTGTCTACTAAAATATAGCTTTCagttaatatctttttttttttttttttgacaaccaGTTAATATCTTATTATTATCATTAAGATCGCCTTTTAACAACTGTCTACCATctttagcaaaaagaaaaaaaaaacaactgtCTACCAACTGTTAAAAACACACTTGTGAAGATAactttacaatattttatacttgaccaaaaaaagaagaagattaagcCATAGATCACTTGCTCTATGTCGGGATCTCTAAGAGCATATTTATCTTAAACAAACAACGGCCAAAAACACTTTAAGCTGTACAATCAATTTGTTTTTAGCATTTTGTCGAGTTCTCTAGACGATGTACATATTTATTGTTGTTTAAAGCAcacattttaaattaatataaatttaaaatttcaaaaactaaCAATTAATGTCTATACACCagaatcaaatatttttcttgtactagaataaatatatctttaaataaaaaatctaaataaaaaacttttataaattaatattttcataaactaataatatttcaaaatcccaacattattaatttataaaagttatattgtatattttcattTGTAAACACTTTATATATAAACACTTCATATGTTATTGTGGACAGCGCCGGTCTTGAGATATGTGGTCGAATACGAAATAAAAAGTCGAGGCCCTAAATTGtccataatttttattttaaaatccagTATTTAACTTAAAACATTAATATTGTCTATTGTTgtttttcttacttttcttatgaaaataaaaaacaaatttaatagTTATGTGTTTCTAGTCATAATATTTCTGGGCCAATATGGCTGAGACTTGAGAGTAAACAATGGACATGGGCCAATTTTTAAACAACATAAACATTAATGTAAAGCCCATCGTTAAACACAATTTttatcaaaatgatttttaaaagagagagagagagagagagagagagagagagagagagaggggggtTCATTTTTGGGATAAATATCAAAAACTCGTCTCTTTCATTAACTCGGACCATCCCATTAACTCCGCTCTCAAATCTCTAGCAGAACCCTTAAACCTTATCCCATCCCGAGAGAGAGAGCCATGTCTGCCTCCGCTTCTTCCGTTTCCCTCTCTTCCTTCAATCCCAAATCCCTTCTTCCTCTCTGCGTTTCCCGCTCCGCCTCCGTCTTACCTCCTTCGCTCTCCTTCAAACTCcactccctctctctcttcGCTTCCTCCTCCTCACCCGCCCAGTACCCATCTCTCTTCGTCAGACACGTCGCCGTATCCTCTGATTTCGAGGTGGAGGAAGACGACATGTTCGCTGACGACGATTCTCCGCCGCCGCAGGAGCGCAGCTCCTTCTCTGCTGACCTCAAACTCTTCGTCGGTAACCTTTCCTTCGATGTCGATAGCGCCCAGCTCGCTCAATTGTTTGAGAGCGCCGGTAACGTTGAGATGGTTGAGGTATATATAAGATTGATTCGCTATATCTCTTCCTCAAAGTTCGATGCTTGATTGTGATGAAATGGGGTTGGGCTTTGTAGGTTATCTATGACAAAGTGACTGGCCGAAGCAGAGGTTTTGGGTTTGTGACTATGTCCTCTGCAGCTGAAGCTGAGGCTGCAGCTCAACAGTTTAATGGCTATGTAAGGAGATTACTCCTCTTCTTTACTGCATTTTTACTTGTTCATATACTGTTATCTTTGTCTGTTTAATGTTATGTTCTTGGCTGTGTAAATAATGTTATTTATGGAATGCTGTTTCTCATGTGTCGTTCTTGTTTCTCATTTGGGGATATGAGTTACTGAGATGGTTGTTGAACCTTTGTTTCTTTGAAGTACAGTCTTGTTCTTTATATCTTGCAGGGTGATCTCTTAGATTTTGTTAATTGTGACTGTTTTTTTGTTAACCATGTTGGCATGAACACCGCAGGAATTTGAAGGTAGACCCTTGAGGGTTAACGCTGGCCCTCCTCCACCTAAGAGGGAGGAATCATTCTCCAGAGGACCGAGGAGTGGTGGTTACGGTTCTGAACGTTCCGGTTACGGGTCTCAACGTTCAGGACGTTCTGGTTACGGTTCTGAGCGTTCTAGCTACGGTTCTGGGTCGGGCTCGGGATCATCAGACCGTGTTTATGTGGGTAACCTTTCGTGGGGTGTGGATGACATGGCTCTTGAGAGCTTGTTTAGTGAGCAAGGAAAGGTTGTCGAGGCCAGGGTCATTTACGACAGGGATACTGGTCGATCCAAGGGTTTTGGGTTTGTCACACTCGGCTCTCCTCAAGAGGTCACAAGAGCCATCAGTTCTTTGAATGGAGCTGTAAGTATCATCATTTTGTTTTGATCAGTAGTACTTGCGATCAAACACTCTCTGATAcacattttttttgttgggcTTCTATAAAGGATTTGGATGGAAGACAGATTAGAGTTTCGGAGGCGGAGGCTAGACCACCCAGGCGCCAATTTTGAGTGACCACGCAACTTCATGTTCAGGAATCTAGAGGTTTAGCTCATCTTGACTGGCGACAAGCTATTTATGTTTTGggcttttgtttctttattttactttaattcGTTTTGCGCTTTGAATGTTTTGCGTTTATCTTTGTAGACTAGGAGTTTggactttgttttctttttatatactaGTACTCCCTTTCTTTCTTCGTTATGGTGTGGACAAAGCCCAAGCCCAAGTACCTGTGCAAATTCACTGTTAGCATGACCCTAGAACTTTACCCGTCTGTAGCAGTCTGTTCATTGTTtaattttcttcctttttctctAGAAAGGAAAAAAGAACAGTTTTCCTAAAACCGTACAATTTTTCGTTTGTAATCAGTTGGTCCGTACAGTGTTGTATGTGGTTCGGTTTTATACCTACCTACACATTCGATCCCAGAAAATGGGACTAAGCAACAGTTTATAGATTGATTAAGGCATTGGGCCACGGACAACTTTTTCAACCAGTCAAATATCATAGGCCTCACAAACTCACAAGCGGACGTTTCGGCAACAAGAACACCATCGACTCTAATCATGTTCGACATTGCGCAGCAAGTAGCACAAAATCAGAGATTAATCTCcgattagtttttattatttaaaaaaaaaaatatatatatatatatatatattagttttatagcAAAATTTATGTTATAGTGACGTAGTCCGTTGGTTTCAATCTGCATATAACATATGGCGGGTCTTGTATTCGATTCCAGTAGATTGTAGTTGGAGTTCTTTTCTTGTCATTAATGATGGAAATTGACAAAAAATACTCTTTCTTCCCTTcgaaatttatcaaaaatcctAAATTCGCCGTGAACAATTTTTCTTCGCATTTTTCATTGTCTTTCTTGTTAAA
The sequence above is drawn from the Raphanus sativus cultivar WK10039 chromosome 7, ASM80110v3, whole genome shotgun sequence genome and encodes:
- the LOC108818106 gene encoding 29 kDa ribonucleoprotein, chloroplastic, encoding MSASASSVSLSSFNPKSLLPLCVSRSASVLPPSLSFKLHSLSLFASSSSPAQYPSLFVRHVAVSSDFEVEEDDMFADDDSPPPQERSSFSADLKLFVGNLSFDVDSAQLAQLFESAGNVEMVEVIYDKVTGRSRGFGFVTMSSAAEAEAAAQQFNGYEFEGRPLRVNAGPPPPKREESFSRGPRSGGYGSERSGYGSQRSGRSGYGSERSSYGSGSGSGSSDRVYVGNLSWGVDDMALESLFSEQGKVVEARVIYDRDTGRSKGFGFVTLGSPQEVTRAISSLNGADLDGRQIRVSEAEARPPRRQF